In a single window of the Drosophila albomicans strain 15112-1751.03 chromosome 3, ASM965048v2, whole genome shotgun sequence genome:
- the LOC117569410 gene encoding neurofilament light polypeptide-like — protein MSKESPPKPKTLFIERCIKGQPYVSRYGQEVEVTYKKGHAVDTPEENFESEILSGSNRCSKCLLPTYMCCNFAKKVKKERFEAAKPKPKDVNAQTDVEKKEGELQEEKNLKGGEVELEGKGVEAREKAKGGETEGELHDETMKESREEAKEEATKEAKEEPKRRSKRSKGGKEECTEEFKEACKEGCKGLMRSKERSRERRKGRNGE, from the exons ATGTCTAAAGAATCTCCCCCG AAGCCGAAAACCTTATTTATCGAAAGGTGTATAAAGGGCCAACCATATGTCTCGCGCTATGGCCAAGAAGTTGAGGTAACGTACAAGAAGGGACATGCCGTTGACACTCCTGAAGAAAACTTCGAGTCAGAGATTCTTTCGGGAAGCAATCGTTGCAGCAAGTGCCTTCTACCCACATATATGTGCTGTAACTTTGCGAAGAAAGTCAAGAAGGAAAGGTTTGAGGCCGCCAAGCCGAAGCCAAAGGATGTGAATGCTCAGACAGATGTGGAGAAGAAAGAAGGAGAGCTTCAGGAAGAGAAAAACCTTAAGGGGGGAGAAGTAGAGCTAGAAGGAAAAGGAGTAGAAGCAAGGGAAAAAGCAAAGGGAGGAGAAACAGAGGGGGAATTACATGACGAAACAATGAAGGAATCAAGGGAGGAAGCAAAGGAGGAGGCAACGAAGGAAGCAAAGGAGGagccaaaaagaagaagcaaaagaagCAAAGGGGGCAAAGAAGAATGCACAGAAGAATTCAAAGAAGCATGCAAAGAAGGATGCAAAGGGTTAATGAGAAGCAAAGAAAGAAGCAGAGAACGACGCAAAGGAAGAAACGGAGAATAA
- the LOC117571032 gene encoding E3 ubiquitin-protein ligase ariadne-1, with protein MNSDDKYSDEDHGDSQRSVNSPSHLMTCVESDEDTCTEIDSPERPRRNAEIDEFVYTVLTSDEIEQLQRNIIDEVNSVLQISPQVTRIILNHYRWDKETLFEKYFEISPQEFFRRAHVVNPFATPSTLSLKAAPSPSGAHEQICGICYCNCDELKGLPCGHTFCGACWKQYLANKTVSEGLGHSISCPAVECDILVDEVSFVKLADDPEVVARYQQLLTNTFVECNSLMRWCPAPSCTHAIKAVYCEPRAVRCRCGHEFCFGCGENWHEPVSCTWLKQWLKMNDEDSETSNWIAHHTKECPKCNVTIEKDGGCNHMVCKNPSCRYDFCWVCLGSWEPHGSSWYSCNRFEEEEGKQARQAQDLYRSSMARYLHYYNRYTNHMLSMGMEKDLYSMVEAKMAEMQENMNWIEVQFLKEAVDVLCECRATLMYSYVFAFYLHKNNQKIIFEDNQRDMEVATEKISEFLEREITVHNLYEVKQKVLDLSHYCRKRRMVLLVHVREGYEKDWWEFIE; from the coding sequence ATGAACTCTGACGACAAATACTCGGATGAAGATCACGGCGATTCGCAGCGTTCAGTAAACAGTCCATCCCATTTGATGACGTGCGTGGAGAGCGATGAGGACACATGCACCGAAATCGATTCGCCCGAGCGTCCCAGGCGCAACGCTGAGATCGATGAGTTCGTTTACACGGTGCTAACATCCGATGAGATTGAGCAACTTCAGCGCAACATTATCGACGAAGTCAACAGCGTGCTGCAGATATCACCGCAAGTCACACGCATCATACTTAATCACTACCGCTGGGACAAGGAGACGCTCTTCGAAAAGTACTTCGAGATCAGTCCCCAGGAGTTCTTTCGTCGCGCCCATGTCGTGAATCCCTTTGCCACGCCCTCAACCCTTAGCCTCAAGGCTGCGCCCAGTCCGAGTGGCGCCCACGAACAGATCTGCGGCATCTGCTACTGCAACTGCGATGAGCTCAAGGGGCTGCCCTGTGGACACACCTTCTGCGGCGCCTGCTGGAAACAGTATTTGGCCAACAAGACGGTGAGCGAGGGATTGGGCCACAGCATCAGTTGTCCGGCCGTCGAGTGTGACATTCTCGTCGACGAGGTGTCGTTCGTTAAGCTCGCCGATGATCCAGAGGTTGTTGCACGCTATCAGCAGCTGCTCACCAACACTTTCGTTGAATGCAACTCACTGATGCGCTGGTGTCCGGCGCCAAGTTGCACGCACGCCATCAAGGCCGTCTACTGTGAGCCGCGAGCTGTGCGCTGTAGATGTGGCCACGAGTTCTGCTTTGGCTGTGGCGAGAATTGGCACGAACCTGTCAGCTGCACCTGGCTGAAGCAATGGCTCAAGATGAACGACGAGGACTCGGAGACATCCAACTGGATTGCCCATCATACCAAGGAGTGCCCCAAGTGCAATGTGACCATCGAGAAGGACGGCGGCTGCAATCACATGGTCTGCAAGAATCCCTCGTGTCGCTACGACTTCTGCTGGGTGTGTCTCGGCTCCTGGGAGCCACATGGCTCCTCCTGGTACAGCTGCAATCGCttcgaggaggaggagggcaAACAGGCGCGACAGGCTCAGGATCTGTATCGGTCCTCGATGGCCCGCTATCTGCACTATTACAATCGGTACACGAACCACATGCTGAGCATGGGCATGGAGAAGGATCTGTACTCCATGGTGGAGGCCAAGATGGCTGAGATGCAGGAGAACATGAACTGGATTGAGGTGCAATTCCTCAAGGAGGCGGTCGATGTGCTCTGCGAATGCCGTGCCACGCTCATGTACAGCTATGTGTTTGCATTCTATCTGCACAAGAACAATCAGAAGATCATCTTCGAGGACAATCAGCGTGACATGGAGGTGGCCACCGAGAAGATCTCCGAGTTCCTGGAGCGCGAGATAACCGTCCACAATCTGTACGAGGTAAAGCAAAAGGTTCTCGATCTGTCGCATTATTGCCGCAAGCGTCGCATGGTTTTGCTCGTTCATGTGCGCGAAGGTTACGAGAAGGATTGGTgggaatttattgaataa